A single Seriola aureovittata isolate HTS-2021-v1 ecotype China chromosome 19, ASM2101889v1, whole genome shotgun sequence DNA region contains:
- the LOC130187634 gene encoding clathrin coat assembly protein AP180-like isoform X12 — translation MSGQTLTDRIAAAQYQLTGSDMARAVCKATTHEVMAPKKKHLEYLVSATNTTNVNIPQMADTLFERATNASWVVVFKALVTTHHMCVHGNERFIQYLASRTSLFNLSNFIDKTGSHGYDMSTFIRRYGRYLNEKAFAYRQMAFDFTRVKKGAEGVMRTMTTEKLLKGMPVLQTQIDTLLEFDVHPKELNNGIINAAFLLLFKDLVKLFASYNDGIINLLEKYFKMKKSDCKEALEIYKRFLTRVTKIGEFMKLAETVGVDKNDIPDINYAPSSILESLETHMNGLEDTKGGKKGSPTKGSPTNNVSPTSTPAKSSNAVPTLQPPPGESAAAAPAAPEPAEDSLLDLDPLSSSGPSAPSAAPTSWGDLLGSDLFAPSDGNISAASSGVDLFGLMTLENNNLGSSLDACFSSVVTHPSPSPSPSPLFTSTSSTITTIATISAPIAPSAANPTTDLFSADVFISPVPTLSATTPSKSDTGAFMSLFGGG, via the exons ACCTGGTGTCAGCCACCAACACCACCAACGTGAATATCCCTCAGATGGCTGACACGCTGTTTGAGCGAGCCACCAATGCCAGCTGGGTGGTCGTCTTCAAGGCCCTCGTCACCACTCATCACATGTGTGTCCACGGCAATGAG aGGTTCATTCAGTACTTGGCTTCCAGGACCTCCCTGTTCAACCTCAGCAACTTTATCGACAAAACCGGCTCTCACG GCTACGACATGTCTACATTCATCAGACGGTATGGACGGTACCTGAATGAGAAAGCTTTCGCCTACCGCCAGATGGCTTTTGACTTCACCAGAGTCAAGAAGGG TGCTGAGGGCGTGATGAGGACCATGACCACTGAGAAGCTGTTGAAAGGCATGCCTGTTCTGCAGACTCAGATTGACACACTGTTGGAGTTCGAT GTCCATCCCAAGGAGCTGAACAATGGGATCATCAATGCTGCATTTCTGCTTCTCTTCAAGGACCTTGTCAAACTCTTCGCATCCTACAATGACGGCATCATCAACCTATTAG AGAAATACTTCAAGATGAAGAAGAGCGACTGTAAGGAGGCCCTGGAGATCTACAAGAGGTTCCTGACCAGGGTGACAAAGATTGGGGAATTCATGAAGCTGGCTGAG ACAGTTGGAGTTGACAAAAATGACATTCCTGACATCAACTAT gCTCCCAGCAGTATCCTGGAGTCGCTGGAAACACACATGAACGGTCTTGAAGATACAAAGGGTGGAAAGAAGGG GTCTCCAACAAAG GGATCTCCGACAAACAATGTGTCTCCAACATCGACTCCAGCCAAATCTTCTAACGCTGTTCCCACACTGCAGCCTCCTCCCGGGgagagtgctgctgctgccccggCTGCTCCTGAACCTGCCGAAGA TTCTTTGTTGGATCTGGATCCACTGTCCTCCTCGGGTCCTTCAGCACCATCAGCTGCCCCTACATCTTGGGGAG ACCTTCTTGGATCAG ATCTCTTCGCTCCCTCAGACGGTAACATCAGCGCAGCGTCTTCAGGTGTAGACCTCTTTGGCCTGATGACACTGGAGAATAATAACCTGGGTAGTTCGCTGGATGCCTGTTTTAGCTCTGTGGTGACccatccctccccctccccttccccttcaCCGCTCTTCACCTCCACATCCAGCACCATCACCACCATTGCAACCATTTCAGCTCCCATAGCCCCCAGCGCCGCCAACCCAACGACTGACCTTTTCAGCG CGGATGTATTCATCTCCCCTGTCCCCACCCTCTCCGCCACAACCCCATCCAAAAGTGACACAGGAGCCTTTATGAGCCTGTTTGGCGGTGGGTGA
- the LOC130187634 gene encoding clathrin coat assembly protein AP180-like isoform X8 — protein sequence MSGQTLTDRIAAAQYQLTGSDMARAVCKATTHEVMAPKKKHLEYLVSATNTTNVNIPQMADTLFERATNASWVVVFKALVTTHHMCVHGNERFIQYLASRTSLFNLSNFIDKTGSHGYDMSTFIRRYGRYLNEKAFAYRQMAFDFTRVKKGAEGVMRTMTTEKLLKGMPVLQTQIDTLLEFDVHPKELNNGIINAAFLLLFKDLVKLFASYNDGIINLLEKYFKMKKSDCKEALEIYKRFLTRVTKIGEFMKLAETVGVDKNDIPDINYAPSSILESLETHMNGLEDTKGGKKGSPTKGSPTNNVSPTSTPAKSSNAVPTLQPPPGESAAAAPAAPEPAEDSLLDLDPLSSSGPSAPSAAPTSWGDLLGSDLFAPSDGNISAASSGVDLFGLMTLENNNLGSSLDACFSSVVTHPSPSPSPSPLFTSTSSTITTIATISAPIAPSAANPTTDLFSDLFDSMPDKNFTKADPAPSVDLFTAGIPYCTQSAISRVLLLSYPVLPCLFFSALSLALIREGKKRK from the exons ACCTGGTGTCAGCCACCAACACCACCAACGTGAATATCCCTCAGATGGCTGACACGCTGTTTGAGCGAGCCACCAATGCCAGCTGGGTGGTCGTCTTCAAGGCCCTCGTCACCACTCATCACATGTGTGTCCACGGCAATGAG aGGTTCATTCAGTACTTGGCTTCCAGGACCTCCCTGTTCAACCTCAGCAACTTTATCGACAAAACCGGCTCTCACG GCTACGACATGTCTACATTCATCAGACGGTATGGACGGTACCTGAATGAGAAAGCTTTCGCCTACCGCCAGATGGCTTTTGACTTCACCAGAGTCAAGAAGGG TGCTGAGGGCGTGATGAGGACCATGACCACTGAGAAGCTGTTGAAAGGCATGCCTGTTCTGCAGACTCAGATTGACACACTGTTGGAGTTCGAT GTCCATCCCAAGGAGCTGAACAATGGGATCATCAATGCTGCATTTCTGCTTCTCTTCAAGGACCTTGTCAAACTCTTCGCATCCTACAATGACGGCATCATCAACCTATTAG AGAAATACTTCAAGATGAAGAAGAGCGACTGTAAGGAGGCCCTGGAGATCTACAAGAGGTTCCTGACCAGGGTGACAAAGATTGGGGAATTCATGAAGCTGGCTGAG ACAGTTGGAGTTGACAAAAATGACATTCCTGACATCAACTAT gCTCCCAGCAGTATCCTGGAGTCGCTGGAAACACACATGAACGGTCTTGAAGATACAAAGGGTGGAAAGAAGGG GTCTCCAACAAAG GGATCTCCGACAAACAATGTGTCTCCAACATCGACTCCAGCCAAATCTTCTAACGCTGTTCCCACACTGCAGCCTCCTCCCGGGgagagtgctgctgctgccccggCTGCTCCTGAACCTGCCGAAGA TTCTTTGTTGGATCTGGATCCACTGTCCTCCTCGGGTCCTTCAGCACCATCAGCTGCCCCTACATCTTGGGGAG ACCTTCTTGGATCAG ATCTCTTCGCTCCCTCAGACGGTAACATCAGCGCAGCGTCTTCAGGTGTAGACCTCTTTGGCCTGATGACACTGGAGAATAATAACCTGGGTAGTTCGCTGGATGCCTGTTTTAGCTCTGTGGTGACccatccctccccctccccttccccttcaCCGCTCTTCACCTCCACATCCAGCACCATCACCACCATTGCAACCATTTCAGCTCCCATAGCCCCCAGCGCCGCCAACCCAACGACTGACCTTTTCAGCG ATCTCTTTGATTCCATGCCAGACAAAAACTTCACCAAAGCAGACCCCGCTCCCAGTGTTGACTTGTTTACAGCAGGTATACCCTACTGCACCCAGTCTGCCATCTCACGTGTGCTCCTACTCTCATATCCTGTCTTGccgtgtctgtttttttcagctttgtCCTTGGCTTTGAtcagggaaggaaaaaaaaggaaatga